The genomic DNA TCTCTGGCAGTTAGCTCTTGACCCTCCTCCAATTCAAACCACAGCTTTAAATATCGGGGGCCAAGCAGCCTGATCTGATATCCATGGCCCTGCTGGGTGAGGTTATGATGTTCTTTTAGCACTTTGTGAATAAACTGCTCAAGCTGCTTCAAGTTAGCTATTTCATCCTGTACTTTCTGCAACGAATGCTCTAAAAGATGGTTATAGTCATCGGATGAGTAGGAAGTCATGCATTCTTCAATCTGACCCACAGAGACATTTAATTTACGTAGCATTAAAATATGGGAAAGCTGATAAATCTCATGAAGACCATACATTCGATATTGATTTTTTTCTGTGTATGACGGATACAGAATCCCCTTTTCTTCAAAATATCGCAGTTGATGTACAGATACATTCATAAGCTGTGAAAGCTGGCTGATCGTAATGTATTCTTTCAATGACAGGACTCCTTCTGTGTTGTTGAATAACACTACTATAAACCTTAGGTCTGACCTAAGGTCAATAGCAAATGGAGGACAGCAGAAGATGCGCAAGTGAACGAACATAAATGATTTACCTGTCCGCGATAACCCGGTATAATCATAGGAATTAGATTAATGAGCATAATAAGATGTTCAGGATGAAGATTAGAATGGGGAAATCATGTTGAAGACTTTTAAAAAGGTATATATTGAAATTACAAGTATCTGCAATCTCGCTTGCAGCTTTTGCCCTCAGACGCAGCGTGTGAAAAAATTTATTGATCCTGAAATCTTTCGGAATGTTCTTGATCAGGTCAAGCCGCATACGGATTTCATTTATTTGCATGTAAAAGGAGAGCCGTTGCTTCATCCGAAAATTGACCTTTTGCTGGAGAGCGCTCATGAAAAAGGGTTGAAGGTGAATATTACCACCAACGGCACTTTGCTGCCGAAAACCGGACATAAGCTGTTGGGTCAGCCTGCGCTACGACAGATGAATTTTTCGCTTCACAGCTTTGACGGGCATGAAGGCTCGGTAGACCGTGAAGGATATTTGGGCAATATTTTTACGTTTGCAAGAGAAGCTGTCAAGCATAATGTTATTATTTCGTTTCGTCTCTGGAACCTGACTCAAGATAATTTGACAAATGTGCAGCGTCAGCGCAATCGGGAGACACTTGAGCGATTGGAGCAAGAATTTGAGTTAGACTACCGGATTGAGGAAAAAGTGATACCGGGCAGTGGGGTCAAAATCGCACCAAACGTTTATTTAAATCAGGATCACGAATTTGAATGGCCAAGTCTCAGTGCCCCGGAGGATGATGGAAAAGGCTTTTGTCATGCGCTTCGCAGTCAGGCTGCGGTATTGGTCGATGGAACAGTCGTCCCTTGCTGTCTTGATGGGGAAGGCGTTATAAATTTAGGTAACGTGCATGAGCAATCTTTTACCGACATTGTTGAAGGGGAACGTGCAAATCGCTTGTACTTCGGATTCTCCAAGAGAGAAGCGGTGGAAGAGCTGTGCCGCAAGTGCGGGTACCGTAAACGATTTGGAACCTAACAGAGATTGGGCGGGTGGGACATGCAATCTCTGACAAATTGCCGTTCCCATATTGAGTTTAAACCCATAGGAAAAAGCCGCTAAATACCAAGGATTGATTGGTGTTTAGCGGCTTTTTTGCGTACGTGAAACATGTTCACATTCAACTGTTAGCCAGCGCTTTGGCGTATTGTTTGCCTGCCGAGAGAAGGCTGTCGCTCAGTTCAGGATCATTAACTGAACGTGCAAGCACTAGAGAACCGACCATACTGCTGAACAACGCGCTACCTTTGGACAGATCCATTCCCGCCATATAGGAGATAAACGTAATCATTCGTGTCAGCTCCTGCGTGAATATCTGCCGGATTTCTTCAGAAGAACGGGCTATGTCTACGGAAAGAGCAGGAATAATACAGCCCATTTCTGTTTGATCACGGTGATGGGTGCTTAAATAGTAGTCGATGATAACATTAATTTTGGGATCTTGCGATTCTTGGTCAACAGCCTTCTGAAGCAGTGCGAGGGTATCACTGACAGCATAGCGACAGGCTTCAGCGACTAGCTGTTCTTTGTTCTCAAAGTGTGAATAAAATCCGCCGTGAGTTAATCCAGCCCCTTTCATAATAAAGGGCACACTTACATCGTGGATACCGTTGGCGCGAAAAGCCTGGGCAGCACTTTCAACGATCTTGCTCCGTACTTTAATCTTGTGGCCTTTTGGATAAGGCATTGTAATCACTCCACGGCTTCATAATGCTAACTTCAAAATATTATAGTCATCATAATAAAACGTGTCAATTGGTCTTCTTGCAACGACAACTTCAGCATGGCTGATCACGACTATTGACGTATTTTAAATATGATGACTATAATATATTATGATCATCATATTTAAATCGGGCAATTTCAAAGGGAGGCATCAGGTATGAGCAAGCTTGAATCTGTAGATACACTGGTCATTGGATCAGGTCCAGGAGGTTATGTGGCGGCAGGGCGTTCTGCTCAGCTTGGAATGAAGACAGCCATTGTCGAACGCAGTCAGCTAGGTGGAGTCTGTACGCATGTGGGCTGCATTCCATCCAAAGCTTTGATTGCCGAAGCACATCGCTATGAGGTACTCAGGCAGTTCAATCAGGCCGATACAGCAGCGTCATTCGTGAATGCTCAAGCCTTCAAGCAGGGGATTGTGAACAAGCAGGCAGGCGGAGTCGGATATTTAATGAAAGCGGGAGGTGTGAGTATTCTGGAAGGGGAGGCAAGCCTGGTTGATGAGCATACAGCTATCATCAAGCAAAATGGAGCGGAACAAACGATATCCTTTAAGCATGCCATATTGGCAACCGGTTCCCGCCCAATCGAGCTGAAAGCATTTCCGTTTGGCGGACGTATTTTGTCCTCTACAGATGCGCTTTCGCTTCCAGAGGCTCCGACCAGTCTGGTCGTGATAGGCGGTGGATATATCGGCATCGAGCTTGGACAGATGTATGCCAAATTTGGAACTAAGGTAACAATTCTGGAGGGAGGGGAACGGATATTGCCGGGATTTGAGGCGGATCTTGTGGCCCCTGTTGTCAAGCAGTTGAAGACAGATGGCGTAAACATCGTAACTGGTGCGACAGCCGAAAAAGCCGTGCAGAATACGGATGCCATTACGCTGCATTATTCAAAAGATCAGGAGCAGCATCATGTTACCGCAGAGTTTGTATTAGTTACTGTAGGCAGAAAGCCCAATACAGATGGCACGTTAGGACTGGAGCACATTGGCTTGCCAGTGACGAGCAGAGGGCTGATTGAGACAGACGAGCAGTGTAGAACGGCTATACCCCATATTTTTGCCATTGGAGATATTACGGCGGGTCCAGCTCTTGCCCACAAAGCTTCCTATGAAGCGAAGATTGCGGCAGAAGCGATTGCAGGTCAAGCTGCCAAAGTGGATTATAAAGCCATACCGCTGGTTGTTTTTTCTGAACCGGAGCTGGCTAGTGTTGGCCTAAGTGAAACCGAAGCCAAGGAACAAGCATTACCGATTGTCATTGGCAGAGCCTCGTTTGGGATTAACGGCAGAGCACTGGCACTAAGGGCAGCAGACGGATATATCAAAATCGTAGCAAAAAAAGATTCGGGAATCGTACTGGGGGCGCAAATCGTGGGTGTTGAAGCCTCAACACTCATTTCGGAGCTTGCTCTAGCTATCGAGATGGGCGCAACCGTAGAAGACTTGGCTCTAACCATTCATCCCCATCCCACATTGGGAGAAGTAATTATGGAGGCTGCGGAGAACGCGGTCAAAAAAATGGACAGTGCAAAGTAGAGGCTCCGTACGAAATCAATTCATTGCCTGTGAGAATGATTATCAACTATAATATATTATAGTTGAATGTGAATGCGATCAGGTACGTGGATGGTTTGGATCGGGGGCTGGACAAAAGCAATGAAATTAAATGATCACATCTTGCTCTGGAATCATGTTTTTATACAAGTGTTGGATGTTCGTCATAAGAAAATGGGTAAAGAGGAGGAGTTGCGGAGCTATAGACTTCCGGCTAGTGCGTTCTTGTTTACTCTGCGCGGTAGTGCGCGAGTGCGGCTGGACGACAGCATTCATAGGGTGGAGCGTTTTCATGTGCTGCATGGGGGAAAAGGAATGTGCCTGAGCGTCATTACGGATGATGTGCTTGAATATTACATCATCCTGTACAAGGCAACGTTGGCCCTGACCTGTCGCAAGGAGATTGCACAATTGTTGGAAAAGGAAAATCCTTTTCAGAATCAGTATGCCTTCGCACCTCATTACCCGCTGCCCCTGTATGATAAAGTAAAGCTGTTGGAGCAAGAATGGCGTAAAGCTTCCGGACTTGGAAAACTGCATGTCAAAGTCTTATTTCAACAATTTGTATATGAGCTGTTGCAGCAGTTGTATCGACAAGGCATTGAACCCCTTAAGCCCGACCTGGTAGTGCAGGCTGTAGCATATATTCGTGAGTACTCCAGCCGCTCTATGACACTTGAGTCCATTGCAGAGGAACTGCAGTGTAGCACCGGGCATCTATCAAGGCTGTTCAAGAATAAAATGCATACCAGTCCGATTCATTATTTGGGTCAGGTACGGATAGATCGAGCAGCTCAGCTTTTAATGGAGACGGACGCCACTTTACAGGAAATTGCGGAGATTGTGGGGTATCTGGATGCTCATTCATTAAGCCGCAGCTTTAAGAAATATAAAGGACTTTCTCCTGTACGATTTAAAAATGAACGGCAGCATCATGTCAGGAAGCAAGATCAGGATATGCCCCAAAAGATGCTAACATATGCCCTTCAGCAGACTTCTTCCACACGTTATACTGATATTGATTATCAATATCAGTATAACGTGGAAGGAGATTTATTCATGCACGGAAGAGTCAAAATAACCGCCATGATGATTATGCTGTGTTTATCATTGATGCTGGGAGCTTGTTCAGCTCCTGCCAATACAAATGGAAGCTCGCAATCAGAGGCTAATTCTACAACGACAGCATCCAATGGCGATGGACAAGCGACAGTGCAAGCAAAGACAAGAACAGTATCGACACTAAAAGGAGATGTAGAAGTACCTGCAAACCCGAAACGAGTTGCATCTGATCAGTATATGGGTCATCTTTTGAAACTGGGAATTATTCCGGTAGGGGTCAGAAGCTTTATGCTGAATGAGGCCTGGATTGATAAATCAGGATATCCCAAAGAGAAGTTGGTCGGAATCAAGGATCTCGGCGAATTTCCTATGAATCTGGAGAAACTGACGGTTCTGCAACCGGATTTAATCATAGGTTCGATAGAAAAAAACATCGACAGCTACCAAAAGGTTGGAACAACTGTGTTCCTGCCATATTGGGAGGGCGAATCTACACCGGGGCCGCTGGATAAATTCCGAAGAATTAGTGAAATCTTTGGTAAGGAGAAAGAAGCCGAGCAGTGGATCACTGAATATGAGAATAAAGTCGCAGAGGCCAGAAAGAAAATTGACGGTATCGTTAAGGACGGAGAGACAGTTTCGATCGTGCAGGTTGCGAACAAATCAGTATATGTTTTAGCGGCAGAAGGCGGAAATTACGGAAGTCCAACCATTTATCAGATGTTAAAGCTGCCACCTACGAAGAAAGCATTGCGCATGAAAGAAGGATTTGAAAATATTTCGCTTGAGGTTTTGCCTGAGTATACAGGGGATCATATCTTTGTGTACGGTTCGGAAGATGATGGGGCCAATCAAGTTCTAAATAGTGAGCTATGGAAAGGCCTTCCGGCTGTAAAAAAAGGACAGGTTTATATGTACGGTTCATTCAGCGAAAAGGGCGATGAGTTTGTCATGGAAGATCCTTATTCGCTGGAGCTTCAACTTGACACGATTGTTAATATCTTATTAGCTCACAAAAAATAAAGTTTTATATAACTTTTAACAATCGGCTCTTGGCCTGATTCGTGCAGAACGTGTAACATACATTTCCGATAAATCATTTGGTCCAAAGAGAAATAAACCGCTAAATACGAGGGAAAACCCTGTGTTTGGCGGTTTTTGTATGATGAATTCCTCCATTCCTAATATTCCAGATATATCTCATAGTTTATGTGTATCATCTGGATAAGGATTGGATAGGGAAGAGTCTCTAATTACTGATTTTTTATCAAGCTTCTTGTGGCTCGGGTCACTATTCGTTTGGTTTCCTTCGTATCCGAAGTCTCCAGCCACGCATCACAAACTTGAAGCACCCATTCCGGCTTGGTTTTACTGGCATCATTCAGCCAATTACCTACCGAGTCCTGAACATATTTGGTCGAGTCGGATTGAACAGCTTCCAAAAGTGGAAGTGCCAGCTCTGGGTGTTCTTTCAATTCAGGAATGTGCTTGGCCCAGACACCTTGTGGCCGGGTCAATTCGATGGCAAAACGACGTATATTAGCATCCTGATCCCGTACCCAATCGTTTAAAAGTATGAGCGATTCCAGCAGTTGCATGGCTACGGGCCGTCTTACAGCCATCCAGGCAATTTCACGCACCCCAAAATGTGAATCCGCTGCAAAAGGGCGAATGCTCGCCAATTTCTGTTCTACACTTAAACGGGGATCAATCCCGATGATGTAGGCAGCCCAGCAGCGAATGCTGTCTGAAGGATGAGAGGCCATCGCATCAAAGATTCGAGTACGTTCTTGATGTGTTTGTTGCTCGAACAAGTTCAGCCATGCTTGGGCAATCGCGGGGATTATTTTCATGATCCTTTTTTCCCTCAGATGATCCAATTCGGACAAGAAGATTTCGGATGATCGCTGCAATCCAAACTCATCAAGTGCATTTTGTAGCAGTAAAGCATGATCGACAGCTAGCCATTCGGTGAGATTCACCGTCTGAAGCTGTCCCTGCTGTAGCAGGTGAAGCACATCATCAGGAATATCTGTTCCCTTGCGAGCCCCTTTTCGTTGTAATATCGAATCTGGAATTAAGAATTGTTTTTTAGGATTCATATATTGCCCCCATCAGTGCAGATAGATAAGAATTATTTTTTAATGGTAATTCTAGAGAGAGCGTAGAACTTGTAATACGTCAGCAGGCTCCATACGTTTTTTATAATCAGCATCAGCATATCCTGCACGAATGATACCTTCTTTATCAATTACATAGGTAGCGGGTACGGGGAGTTCCCAGGCACTGTTACCATGAAAAGTATCCAGAGAAATGTCTAATGATTTGTAAAGCTCATGTGCATATTCAGGAAGTTTGAATTTGAGATTGTATTTTTCTGCTATTTGATTATGCAGGTCACTTAAAACATGAAAGCTCAATTCATTCTTCTGTTGCATACTCATTGAATGTTCGGGAGTTTGCGGACTCACGGCAATCAGCTGAGCATGGAGCGACGTTATCTCATTCATGTACCGTTGGTAGGCTTGGAGCTCCAGATTGCAGAACGGACACCAGTGCCCTCTGTAAAAGATAAGAACAACAGGTCCCTTTGTCGTTTCTTCAGATAGTGTTATAACTTGGCCTGTATAATCGGGTAAGCTAAAATCAGGCGCTTTGGTTCCAAGGCTTAATCCATAAGTGGCATTCAAATTGCGAATATCCTGGATCGTCTTATCAAATATATCCAGTACTTCTGAAGGAAGCATTTTTTCCATGTCTGCTTTGGCTGCTTCCAGATCACTTTGTAATTTTTGATATTCCATTGCGTTCACTCCATATCGTATGTTTTTTCTGGTAGCTATACGATACTTCTTTTCTCTGAACTATAGATGTAATGTAGCTTACAACTTCGGCAGCTTTTCGCGATGGATATAAATGGTTTTAAATCCGGTCTTAATGACCTTTTCTTTTACAAGCTCCTGTAAAGCAGCAGTTACAGCTTCTCGGGTTGCACCGACCAAATGAGCGATTTCTTGATGGGATAGCGGGAAATTGATTTTATAATACTCATCTTCACTTTGGAGGGCGAACTGATCGGACAGTTTTATAAGAACATATAAAATTTTATCCTGTAAATTCCCCAAAGCCAGATGTTGGGCCAAACGGCTCATACCTGAGATTCGATCGCTTAACACTTTGATCAAGTTCATCATGAACCGGGGATGTTGGATTAAAAAATGCTCAAAACGGTCTTTGTCCATCCGGCAGATATCGCATTCTTCTATCGTTTCTATATACATATCCCTTGTCCCTAGTGAAATCATATCCATTTCACCAAATACATTCCCCTCGCTGAGGATATCCAAAGTAAATTGCTTTCCGTCAGCGTTTAGCTTATAAAGACGTACTTTTCCCTTCTTTACAAAATAAAGCCCTTCGGAAAAGGTATCCGGGGTTTGAATAAACGTATTTTTCGGTAGGGTCGTAATGGAAGTCATTTGATCCATTTCAACTAAATCCTCTAATGAGAGACTATCAAGCAGATTGAATTGGGATAGGTATTGAATGCTATTCATATGTTCTCCTTATGGTTGCTGGTGGTGTACAGAATCATAATACAATTATAGCTTGTCTAAGGAACTTTGGTCTCTTCTATTACTCACAGCCAGAAGTCTATCTGGAGAAGATTATGGAGGGGGGCTTCATTAATCTCCCCCTCAGGAGTTGCTGCGGATGAGCTGAATAAGGTTCAGGGCAGCGGCAGATAGAGGTTCATTTTTGCGGGTACAGATAGCGATTGAATTTTGAAGCTGGATGTCTTCGACGTATACCCGGCACAGCTCGCCGCGTTCTACATATTCGCGTACGACCAACGAAGACACAAAGTTCGCACCGTATCCGGCAATAACTGCGGTAATGGCCTCATGCAATCCCGTGAAGTTCAGGGTGATCTGGGGAACTGGAGCATTGTAGGTTCGACATAAGGAAAACAATCGCTCCCGTGTCGAGCTTCCCTTTTCACGCATAACAAAGGGTTCATGCATCATCTCTAATAAAGTGACCTGCTGATTAGCGTATCGGTGATCCGGTGCGACGACAAACCATAGCTCATCACGAAACAATTCTTCTGTCTCAATCGTATCCGGGTGTTGCTCTGGCAGTCCCCCATAGACGGCAAAGTCCACTTCTATATTTAATAGCTGCTTCAATGCATCATTGGAATTGGTTGTGTTAATCGTCATTTCAACGTGTTCATATTGTTGCTTGAACTTCGCAATCCAGGTCGGAATTAGAAAATGAGCCGGTAAATAAGTAGCAGCCAGCCGGATATGCCCATGGGTTCCATCACGATAATCCTGTGAAAATTGTTCGATTTGCTGTTCAACGGCAAAGAGCCGTTTGGCGAGTAAAGCAAGCTTTTCACCAGCATCGGTCAAGGCAATTCCTCTTCCCAGCGGCATGAGCAGTGTGAGGGATATTTCTTTTTCGAATTTTTTAATTTGAGCGGTAATAGCAGGTTGGCTGATATTTAATAGTTCAGAGGCTCGTGTCACACTTCCGGTGGAGGCGACCACATGGAATAAACGTAACGCATGCAGGTTCATTGTAGAACTCTCCTTTTTCGATTATTCATATATTTAGATTATAAATAACGCAAAAACATATATTATTTTTATAATAATAATTCATTTACAATCAAAGTGTAAGTTAATACAAAGGAGAGTGGAGCAAATGAATCAAACGAATCAAACGAACACATGGGATCAAGTAGACCAGTATATTTCGGATCGTCTCATTCCGCATGATGCTATTCTGGAACAGGTACTGGCTGCTAATCAAAAAGCGGGATTGCCTCCGTATGATGTATCACCCAATCAGGGAAAACTGTTAAATATCTTTGCTCAAATGCAAGGTGCACAACGCGTGCTGGAGATCGGTACTTTGGGAGGATATAGTACAATCTGGCTGGGAAGGGCGTTGCCGAAGGACGGAAAAATTGTTACGCTGGAAGCCAATCCGCTTCATGCTGAAACAGCCCGGTCCAACATAGCGTTGGCCCAATTGGATGGAATGGTCGAACTTCGTGAGGGAGACGCATTAAAACAGTTAGCACAGATGGAGGAAGAACGCGTTGCCCCTTTTGATCTAATCTTTATTGATGCAGATAAACCGAATAATCCATTGTATCTAGCTTGGGCACTCCGTTTGTCGCATCCTGGCACGGTGATTATTGGCGATAACGTCATTCGTGAAGGAGAAGTCATTCAAGCCTTAAGCACAGACCCTCGTATACAGGGGGTAAGAAAATTTTATGATTTGCTGGCTGAAGAATCGAGGATTACAGCTACAGCCATTCAGACGGTAGGAAGCAAAGGCTATGATGGTTTCGTCATCGGAATCGTAAATGGTTAAATGGCCGAAATCTGCTAAGCACAGAGGGGACCAACCCAGGTGTTTAGCTTTTTTGTTGTGGTAAAATGGTGCTGATGGAAGCAGTAGAACGTTTTTGAACGTTTACTGCTGAATTCCTATGTAAGAAGAATGTATTTACATAAAAATGGATGCCATTCCCTTTCAATGTAAACGCAACCATGGCGTTGGGGCTTGGAATTCACCATTTTGTAAAAAAATGAAGTTGGGATGAAGTTTTTTGAATCTTTTTGAATAAAAATGATTGTTTTTTGTGAGGTTTATGGTACGATATGAATAGTTGGGGGAATGAAGATGCTGACGGAAGAAAGATACAAGTTAATAATACAGCGCTTACAAGAGCGTGGTGTTGTAAAGTTGCAGGAATTGGTCGATCTGTTGGGCGCTTCTGAATCAACGATTCGACGTGATTTAATCGATCTTGAAGCCCGTCAGTTGCTAAAGCGGATTCATGGCGGGGCAGCCTTGCTGAATCAGAAAAGTCAAGAACCTGGCATGGAAGAAAAAGCATTCAAAAACGTTCAACAGAAAAACGCAGTCGCTCGTATGGCCGCCAAAGAAATTTTGGATGGCGAATGTATTTATCTGGATGCGGGAACAACAACGATGGCGATGATTCCTTACATTGAAGCTAAAGACGTGACGGTCGTGACAAATGGCCTATCCCACGTAGAAGCACTGGTAAGCAAACGAATCAGAAGCTATCTACTGGGAGGGATGATGAAAATTCATACCAAGGCCGTAATCGGGAGTATTGCCCTGCAGAATATGGATAATTTTCGGTTCGACAAATGCTTTTTAGGAACGAACGGTGTCGATGTGGAAATGGGATATACAACTCCTGATCCCGAAGAAGCGTTGGTTAAACGGCGTGCCCATCAGCTATCCGGCAAAACCTATGTGTTGGCCGATTCCAGCAAAATTGGTGAAGTTACCTTTGCGAAGCTGTTCGAACTGAAGGAAGCTATCCTTATTACAGAATCGGTGCCTGAACGCTCACGCCGATCTATTGCTCAGAAAACTAAGATAATCGAGGGATAACGATGATATATACAGTAACGCTTAACCCTTCCATTGATTATATCGTGGAAGTTGACGACTTGAAGCTTGGTGATTTGAACCGGATGAAACGTGATTTGAAACTGCCGGGCGGCAAAGGTATTAATGTATCGCGTTTGTTGAATCAGTTGGGAGCAGACAGCACGGCGATTGGTTTTCTCGGAGGATTCACAGGCAGGTTTATCAACGATACATTGCGGGAGGAATCCATCAAAACTGATTTTGTAATCATCGAAGATGATACACGGATCAACATTAAGCTCAAGCATGGTGATGAAACGGAAATTAACGGCTTGGGACCTGCTATACGTGAGCAAGAGGCAGATGCGCTGGTGCAAAAGCTGTCGGGTCTCCAGAAAAATGACATTGTCGTCTTGTCTGGAAGCATCCCGCCATCACTTGGGGGGGACTTCTATGATCGGCTGATTAACGTGTGCCAGCAGACTGGGGCTGAATTCGTCATTGATACCACAGGTGAAGCGCTGATGAAGTCACTCGTTCATAAGCCGCTGCTCGTCAAGCCGAATCACCATGAGTTGGCGGAGTTGTTTGGCGTAACCATTCATTCAAAGGAGGAAATCGTCACTTACGGCCGCAAGCTGCTGGAAACAGGCGCAAAAAATGTTCTGGTTTCCATGGCAGGAGATGGAGCTTTGCTCATTACGGCAGACGAAGTGTACCACGCAAATGTACCGGCAGGAACGGTTAAAAATTCTGTAGGCGCAGGTGATTCCATGATTGCTGGATTCGTGGGTACGTTAGCTCTTGTTGGCGATCCGATCGAAGCATTCCGTGCAGGAGTGGCATCCGGAAGTGCAACCGCGTTCTCTGATGATCTGGCTACCAGAGAGAAAATTGAACAATTACGGCCGCAAGTCACGATTACAAAATGGTAATTCCGCTGCATCATGAGCTTATTAGGCGTGTGTTGACACGCTGATCGAACATAGGAGAGTGAGAAAAATGAGAATAACAGACCTGATGATTAAAGAAACGATGATCATGGACTTGCAGGCAACGACAAAAGACGGGGCGATTGAGGAACTCATCGCCAGTCTCGAAGCCAGCGGACGCATTAATGACCGGGCATTGTTCAAAGAAATGATTTACAAACGCGAAGCAGAATCCAGCACCGGAATCGGCGGCGGCATTGCGATGCCGCATGCCAAGACCAAAGCTGTGAATGAAGCGACTGTTGTTTTTGCAAAAAGCAGTAAAGGCGTAGATTTCGAATCGTTGGACGGTGAGCCGGCGAAAGTCTTTTTCATGATTGCGGCTCCAGAAGGAGCAGCGAATACGCATCTTCGCACACTGGCGGCGCTTTCCCGGTTATTAATTGATACCGATTTCATCGGTAAACTTATGAATACGCAAACACCGGGTGAAGTATCCGAGCTGTTTGATACCAAGCAGGCGGAAGTAGAAGCAGCCAAGCAAGCAAAAGAGGCGAAGGAAGAAGCTGCCAAGGCACAGCAAACACCAGACGTTATCGTTGGCAACCCGGATTCTGACGAGTTTGTGGTTGCGGTTACCGCTTGCCCTACAGGTATCGCACACACGTTTATGGCTGAAGACGCTCTCATTAAGAAAGCGAAAGATATGGGTGTAAATATCCGGGTAGAAACGAACGGCTCGGAAGGTGCACAAAACGTACTGACCCCGGATGAAATTCGTCGTGCCAAAGGTGTAATCGTCGCAGCCGACAA from Paenibacillus sp. FSL R10-2782 includes the following:
- a CDS encoding MerR family transcriptional regulator, yielding MKEYITISQLSQLMNVSVHQLRYFEEKGILYPSYTEKNQYRMYGLHEIYQLSHILMLRKLNVSVGQIEECMTSYSSDDYNHLLEHSLQKVQDEIANLKQLEQFIHKVLKEHHNLTQQGHGYQIRLLGPRYLKLWFELEEGQELTARDLFEQRPAPPQLFENDLHYLADSGQVKLCYETTEITDTADYILEEGSYLYKPFSVTEDAEIEYEIQQLERYVAQHQYKCQSKFILVEKSYLSMFDNNRLYYEIQVEVK
- a CDS encoding radical SAM/SPASM domain-containing protein, giving the protein MLKTFKKVYIEITSICNLACSFCPQTQRVKKFIDPEIFRNVLDQVKPHTDFIYLHVKGEPLLHPKIDLLLESAHEKGLKVNITTNGTLLPKTGHKLLGQPALRQMNFSLHSFDGHEGSVDREGYLGNIFTFAREAVKHNVIISFRLWNLTQDNLTNVQRQRNRETLERLEQEFELDYRIEEKVIPGSGVKIAPNVYLNQDHEFEWPSLSAPEDDGKGFCHALRSQAAVLVDGTVVPCCLDGEGVINLGNVHEQSFTDIVEGERANRLYFGFSKREAVEELCRKCGYRKRFGT
- a CDS encoding TetR/AcrR family transcriptional regulator; translated protein: MPYPKGHKIKVRSKIVESAAQAFRANGIHDVSVPFIMKGAGLTHGGFYSHFENKEQLVAEACRYAVSDTLALLQKAVDQESQDPKINVIIDYYLSTHHRDQTEMGCIIPALSVDIARSSEEIRQIFTQELTRMITFISYMAGMDLSKGSALFSSMVGSLVLARSVNDPELSDSLLSAGKQYAKALANS
- the lpdA gene encoding dihydrolipoyl dehydrogenase, which codes for MSKLESVDTLVIGSGPGGYVAAGRSAQLGMKTAIVERSQLGGVCTHVGCIPSKALIAEAHRYEVLRQFNQADTAASFVNAQAFKQGIVNKQAGGVGYLMKAGGVSILEGEASLVDEHTAIIKQNGAEQTISFKHAILATGSRPIELKAFPFGGRILSSTDALSLPEAPTSLVVIGGGYIGIELGQMYAKFGTKVTILEGGERILPGFEADLVAPVVKQLKTDGVNIVTGATAEKAVQNTDAITLHYSKDQEQHHVTAEFVLVTVGRKPNTDGTLGLEHIGLPVTSRGLIETDEQCRTAIPHIFAIGDITAGPALAHKASYEAKIAAEAIAGQAAKVDYKAIPLVVFSEPELASVGLSETEAKEQALPIVIGRASFGINGRALALRAADGYIKIVAKKDSGIVLGAQIVGVEASTLISELALAIEMGATVEDLALTIHPHPTLGEVIMEAAENAVKKMDSAK
- a CDS encoding AraC family transcriptional regulator: MKLNDHILLWNHVFIQVLDVRHKKMGKEEELRSYRLPASAFLFTLRGSARVRLDDSIHRVERFHVLHGGKGMCLSVITDDVLEYYIILYKATLALTCRKEIAQLLEKENPFQNQYAFAPHYPLPLYDKVKLLEQEWRKASGLGKLHVKVLFQQFVYELLQQLYRQGIEPLKPDLVVQAVAYIREYSSRSMTLESIAEELQCSTGHLSRLFKNKMHTSPIHYLGQVRIDRAAQLLMETDATLQEIAEIVGYLDAHSLSRSFKKYKGLSPVRFKNERQHHVRKQDQDMPQKMLTYALQQTSSTRYTDIDYQYQYNVEGDLFMHGRVKITAMMIMLCLSLMLGACSAPANTNGSSQSEANSTTTASNGDGQATVQAKTRTVSTLKGDVEVPANPKRVASDQYMGHLLKLGIIPVGVRSFMLNEAWIDKSGYPKEKLVGIKDLGEFPMNLEKLTVLQPDLIIGSIEKNIDSYQKVGTTVFLPYWEGESTPGPLDKFRRISEIFGKEKEAEQWITEYENKVAEARKKIDGIVKDGETVSIVQVANKSVYVLAAEGGNYGSPTIYQMLKLPPTKKALRMKEGFENISLEVLPEYTGDHIFVYGSEDDGANQVLNSELWKGLPAVKKGQVYMYGSFSEKGDEFVMEDPYSLELQLDTIVNILLAHKK
- a CDS encoding DNA alkylation repair protein, whose product is MLQRKGARKGTDIPDDVLHLLQQGQLQTVNLTEWLAVDHALLLQNALDEFGLQRSSEIFLSELDHLREKRIMKIIPAIAQAWLNLFEQQTHQERTRIFDAMASHPSDSIRCWAAYIIGIDPRLSVEQKLASIRPFAADSHFGVREIAWMAVRRPVAMQLLESLILLNDWVRDQDANIRRFAIELTRPQGVWAKHIPELKEHPELALPLLEAVQSDSTKYVQDSVGNWLNDASKTKPEWVLQVCDAWLETSDTKETKRIVTRATRSLIKNQ
- a CDS encoding peroxiredoxin-like family protein — its product is MEYQKLQSDLEAAKADMEKMLPSEVLDIFDKTIQDIRNLNATYGLSLGTKAPDFSLPDYTGQVITLSEETTKGPVVLIFYRGHWCPFCNLELQAYQRYMNEITSLHAQLIAVSPQTPEHSMSMQQKNELSFHVLSDLHNQIAEKYNLKFKLPEYAHELYKSLDISLDTFHGNSAWELPVPATYVIDKEGIIRAGYADADYKKRMEPADVLQVLRSL
- a CDS encoding Crp/Fnr family transcriptional regulator: MNSIQYLSQFNLLDSLSLEDLVEMDQMTSITTLPKNTFIQTPDTFSEGLYFVKKGKVRLYKLNADGKQFTLDILSEGNVFGEMDMISLGTRDMYIETIEECDICRMDKDRFEHFLIQHPRFMMNLIKVLSDRISGMSRLAQHLALGNLQDKILYVLIKLSDQFALQSEDEYYKINFPLSHQEIAHLVGATREAVTAALQELVKEKVIKTGFKTIYIHREKLPKL